One Phocaeicola dorei genomic region harbors:
- a CDS encoding type II toxin-antitoxin system HipA family toxin yields the protein MVQSLKVKLWGEEIGRLAWDARRRLSYFMYNPAFLKKGLNISPLAAPVDGARGLTPVWGEEAKIYQKLPAFLADSLPDSWGNQLFELWRQQNHLSNADITPLDKLSFIGKRGMGALEFLPEVSRERKAEKIDIKSLANLAERIFSERENARILPEESVTMQSLLTVGTSAGGRQPKAIVAINRKNGEVRSGQISGLEEFDYYLVKFGNSQYSSAELEMSYYELATMAGINMMPSKLYQVDGNNHFMTKRFDRNNGKKIHTQTLAAISPDADSYEQLITVCRKLHLPETDCYEVFRRMVFNVLANNTDDHNKNFSFVMSEDGTWRLSPAYDVTYIFDNGGFLPNEDHCMYIRAKLRDITREDVIQFAKDNGIRRPDAIIRDIVSAIKQFRTVATKYGVAEQWVGRVENTIVDRLKSWGELEEMAPEICELVISGHIIKNIRMEQAYKGNFHLLAEIDGHERKFIIGKNKEEFSLIESIGIANLSSDQLKDMVEKYFIH from the coding sequence ATGGTACAGTCGTTAAAAGTAAAACTTTGGGGTGAGGAAATAGGTAGATTGGCATGGGATGCCAGACGCAGGTTATCCTATTTTATGTATAATCCGGCCTTCTTGAAGAAAGGTCTTAACATTTCTCCATTAGCGGCACCGGTTGATGGAGCAAGAGGACTTACACCTGTATGGGGAGAAGAGGCCAAGATTTATCAAAAATTACCGGCATTTTTAGCAGATTCATTGCCTGACTCATGGGGTAATCAACTTTTTGAATTATGGCGCCAACAGAATCACTTGTCAAACGCAGATATTACTCCTCTTGACAAACTCTCATTTATAGGAAAGCGTGGAATGGGAGCTTTGGAATTCTTGCCTGAGGTTTCAAGAGAGCGTAAGGCTGAAAAAATAGATATCAAATCATTGGCAAATTTAGCAGAGCGTATATTCTCAGAAAGAGAAAATGCCAGAATCCTACCCGAAGAGTCGGTAACAATGCAGTCATTACTTACGGTTGGTACTTCAGCCGGTGGTCGTCAACCTAAGGCCATTGTTGCCATTAATCGAAAGAATGGTGAGGTTCGTAGCGGGCAGATTTCCGGATTAGAGGAATTTGATTACTATCTGGTCAAATTTGGTAATTCGCAATATAGTTCGGCAGAATTGGAGATGTCCTACTATGAACTTGCTACAATGGCAGGGATAAATATGATGCCTTCAAAACTCTATCAGGTGGACGGGAATAATCATTTCATGACAAAACGTTTTGACCGTAATAATGGAAAAAAGATTCATACACAAACTTTGGCCGCAATTAGCCCCGATGCGGACAGTTACGAACAATTGATTACAGTATGCCGGAAGCTACATCTGCCGGAAACAGACTGTTATGAGGTATTCCGCAGGATGGTCTTTAATGTATTAGCAAACAATACAGATGATCACAATAAGAATTTTTCATTCGTTATGAGTGAGGATGGTACTTGGCGTTTGTCTCCTGCATACGATGTAACTTATATATTTGACAATGGAGGATTCTTGCCAAATGAAGATCATTGCATGTATATTAGGGCAAAACTTAGAGATATAACACGGGAAGATGTTATTCAATTTGCTAAAGATAATGGAATACGTAGGCCTGATGCAATCATACGTGATATAGTTAGTGCCATAAAACAATTTCGTACGGTTGCCACTAAATATGGTGTTGCTGAACAGTGGGTAGGACGTGTCGAAAACACTATAGTTGACCGTCTGAAATCATGGGGAGAGTTAGAGGAAATGGCTCCCGAAATATGCGAATTGGTTATAAGCGGACATATTATAAAGAATATCCGTATGGAGCAGGCGTATAAGGGAAATTTCCATTTGCTTGCTGAAATAGATGGTCATGAACGTAAGTTTATTATTGGTAAGAATAAAGAAGAATTTTCACTTATTGAATCAATAGGCATAGCAAACCTGTCATCGGATCAGCTCAAGGATATGGTTGAAAAGTATTTTATTCACTAG
- a CDS encoding HNH endonuclease, translating into MELIYVKEVDKSLLYQGFTIRTALLNSFLGIFGKLDIGEMRQISILLNGKIYSGIKVVNQNFDRNKYPNHPEMYQVRYDNMNDFLQALRSEFSDLYKFIDEQMKIKKIMKERGENMSNIKIPQELKSSLSFYTTDNPNVWEAVPITSSDYQETKKQLSELAITEKSFEDMLLTDNNATIVQENHFVKIRKLDRNVCLNLKKLYNFRCQICGQLISAPYGNKPVVDAHHIEFFTQSLNNNYNNVMILCPNHHRIVHTYRPLFKRQTKIFEYPNGYKEKVLLNLHL; encoded by the coding sequence ATGGAACTTATATATGTAAAAGAAGTAGATAAAAGTTTGTTGTATCAAGGCTTTACTATAAGAACGGCTTTATTGAATTCTTTTCTTGGTATATTTGGAAAGTTGGACATTGGTGAAATGCGTCAGATTTCTATTCTGCTGAATGGAAAGATATATTCGGGGATTAAGGTAGTTAATCAAAACTTCGATAGAAATAAATATCCTAATCATCCAGAAATGTATCAAGTCCGTTATGATAATATGAATGATTTCCTCCAGGCATTACGTTCTGAATTTTCGGATTTATATAAATTCATAGATGAGCAGATGAAAATTAAAAAGATTATGAAAGAGCGAGGAGAGAATATGTCTAATATAAAAATTCCTCAAGAGCTGAAATCTTCATTATCTTTTTATACTACTGATAATCCTAATGTTTGGGAGGCTGTTCCTATAACTTCCTCTGATTACCAAGAGACTAAAAAGCAATTATCAGAATTAGCTATTACTGAAAAAAGCTTTGAGGATATGCTATTGACTGATAATAATGCAACTATAGTTCAAGAAAATCATTTTGTGAAGATTCGTAAGCTGGACCGTAATGTGTGTCTGAATTTAAAAAAACTCTATAATTTCAGATGTCAAATTTGTGGACAACTCATTTCTGCACCATATGGCAACAAGCCTGTTGTAGATGCCCACCATATTGAATTCTTTACACAATCGTTAAATAATAATTATAATAATGTGATGATACTTTGTCCTAACCATCATAGGATAGTGCATACATATCGGCCATTATTTAAAAGGCAAACAAAAATTTTTGAATATCCTAATGGGTATAAAGAGAAGGTGTTGCTGAATTTACATTTATAG
- a CDS encoding TatD family hydrolase, producing the protein MIIDTHCHFDMMPNPEQYLKQQEVKKNISIGMTNLPSHFLLGYEHVRQYKFSRLALGFHPLYASENKSELRLFNQCLDKTSYIGEIGLDFSNEGLKTKDDQVFVLEKVLQLLSKKNKIVSVHSRRAEKVLFEMLVTYGIKNVIFHWYSGPLSLIPKIVEHGYYFSINEKMTKTNSGIEIIKRIPHNLILTETDAPFNKICSISNTLTNIGLGENAIYDNFSRLISAIRR; encoded by the coding sequence ATGATTATAGACACCCATTGTCATTTTGACATGATGCCAAATCCTGAACAGTATCTCAAACAACAAGAGGTAAAAAAGAATATCTCGATAGGAATGACAAATCTGCCAAGTCATTTTTTATTGGGCTATGAGCACGTAAGACAATATAAGTTCTCACGTTTGGCTTTAGGATTTCATCCATTATATGCAAGCGAAAATAAAAGTGAATTACGGCTATTCAACCAGTGTTTAGATAAAACTAGCTATATCGGTGAGATCGGTCTAGATTTTAGTAACGAAGGACTAAAAACTAAAGATGATCAAGTTTTCGTTTTAGAGAAAGTATTGCAGCTATTAAGTAAAAAAAATAAAATAGTAAGTGTCCATTCCAGACGAGCAGAAAAAGTCTTGTTCGAAATGTTGGTTACCTATGGCATTAAGAATGTAATATTCCATTGGTATTCAGGTCCTCTCTCTCTAATTCCTAAGATTGTAGAACATGGATATTATTTTTCTATCAACGAAAAAATGACAAAGACTAATAGCGGAATAGAAATAATTAAGCGCATACCCCATAATCTTATTCTAACAGAAACAGATGCCCCTTTTAATAAGATTTGCTCAATTAGTAATACTCTGACAAATATAGGTTTGGGAGAAAATGCCATTTATGATAATTTTAGTCGTCTTATATCTGCTATTAGAAGATAG
- a CDS encoding HIT family protein gives MQTINSFNEAAGQSVFHVHIHLIPRYKGDVENPKGGVRGNSKQAEILILFYR, from the coding sequence ATTCAAACAATTAATAGTTTTAATGAGGCGGCTGGTCAATCGGTATTTCATGTGCATATACATTTGATTCCTCGCTATAAGGGAGATGTGGAGAATCCAAAAGGTGGAGTGAGGGGGAATTCCAAGCAAGCAGAAATATTGATATTGTTTTATAGATAG
- the qatC gene encoding Qat anti-phage system QueC-like protein QatC, with product METRININYTPSKTSEVFGLFTLSFQGSDGKVHSVDTKFNPKQLWEFSRDTSSVAFDLLVLSMIVYNVDRAVLRLSNSDDGWKRNLILLNVPVINLEDMNKGREAFNKAINFLTGDNWDIHFIQADSYSYNPTKKVKEYNPQFFEKVALFSGGLDSLIGFIDEASTLSVDKKILLVSHMELGKEHSDQKSILKYCRENNIFSNKYEQVLLNAGLKPHSWNIKTPTESTFRSRSLLFFAAGIYIVNKISPQCQLIVPENGTISINIPLDSGRRSSCSTRTTHPTFIKRIQEALYAIGISNSIYNPYRLKSKADMVLECCQDTSKKAILKSLVDLSCSCAKRGHNVFWDKSGIEIRNAKIKHCGMCLPCLYRRVALDTIGLDNEALLGTDVLHGIKFNLDNKHQKRNRDFNALLYFLKNRMNERTIRQELFFNGIIEKQELDEYTSLALHSYRQVINWLKKKATNEIQIRAGI from the coding sequence ATGGAAACAAGAATAAACATTAATTATACTCCGTCAAAAACAAGCGAAGTTTTTGGCCTTTTTACTCTTTCATTTCAAGGAAGTGACGGAAAAGTTCATTCTGTCGACACAAAGTTTAATCCCAAACAGTTATGGGAGTTTTCACGAGATACATCATCTGTTGCTTTTGATTTATTAGTTTTATCCATGATTGTATATAATGTGGACAGAGCTGTACTTCGTTTGTCTAATTCAGATGATGGATGGAAACGAAACTTGATATTATTGAATGTTCCTGTAATAAATCTTGAGGATATGAATAAAGGTCGTGAAGCTTTTAATAAAGCAATCAATTTTCTTACGGGCGACAATTGGGATATTCACTTTATACAGGCAGATTCATACTCGTATAATCCAACTAAAAAAGTAAAAGAATATAATCCTCAGTTTTTTGAAAAGGTTGCATTGTTTTCAGGAGGTTTAGATTCATTGATTGGATTTATAGATGAGGCCAGCACTCTCTCTGTTGATAAAAAGATACTACTTGTTTCACATATGGAATTGGGCAAAGAGCATAGTGATCAAAAAAGCATTTTAAAATATTGCAGGGAAAACAATATCTTTTCGAATAAATACGAACAAGTGTTGCTGAACGCAGGGCTTAAACCTCATTCTTGGAATATTAAAACTCCAACAGAGAGTACATTCCGCTCACGTTCCTTATTATTTTTTGCAGCAGGAATATATATTGTAAACAAAATATCCCCACAATGTCAATTGATAGTTCCAGAGAATGGAACTATATCAATAAATATACCTCTTGATAGTGGAAGAAGGAGTTCATGCAGTACTCGAACTACGCATCCTACTTTTATCAAACGCATACAGGAGGCCTTATATGCTATAGGTATATCAAACTCAATATACAACCCATATCGATTAAAATCAAAAGCAGACATGGTTCTTGAGTGCTGTCAAGATACTTCGAAAAAGGCAATTTTAAAATCATTAGTTGACTTATCATGCTCTTGTGCAAAACGTGGTCACAATGTTTTTTGGGACAAAAGCGGAATAGAAATACGCAATGCCAAAATCAAGCATTGTGGTATGTGTTTGCCATGCTTATATAGAAGAGTCGCACTAGATACAATAGGTCTAGATAATGAGGCATTGCTTGGCACTGATGTACTTCATGGCATTAAATTTAATCTTGACAATAAACATCAAAAAAGGAATAGGGATTTTAACGCTCTTCTGTATTTCCTAAAAAACAGAATGAATGAACGTACAATTCGCCAAGAACTATTCTTTAATGGAATTATAGAAAAGCAAGAGTTAGATGAATATACATCATTAGCCTTACACTCATACAGACAAGTTATAAATTGGCTTAAGAAAAAAGCTACAAATGAAATACAAATAAGAGCAGGAATATGA